gaagtagtataaaTTATAGTAGTtctagtagtagaagaagaagtggTAGTATCAGCAGTAGAAGTTATTGTACATTTATTGCGCAATTTTATTTACTCATCTAGCATgtctagtagtagtactagcaGAAGTGATACTTGTggcggtagtggtggtggtaatagtagtagtagtagttggtCTAGTAGTAACAGCAATAGTAAATGTTGTTAATTATGGTTATGCGTAGTCGTGGTGTAGAAGGTAATATTTGAGTCGCTTTTTTCAATGCTAAACAATGCCGTGTTCACTGCATTAACATTACAGCTTGTGTTAGTGAACCCTGCATGAATGGAGCTACTTGTACCGATATTCTGGATGGATATGCCTGTCAGTGCTCCGGGGAATTCACAGGAAACCAGTGCGAACATGGTAAAACAATGCAATTTGGGTCTTTTTATTACTATAATTATGATAGTGATATCTAtttaatgatgatgttggtgatatGGAGGGACATGAAGATCacagcgatgatgatgatgatgataccgACGAAGAAATAGAAGGGGATAGGAACAAAGGAGGAGGGTGAGatggagatgaagaagaaggaaaaaaaatagaaggagGGGTAAAACATGAAGAacagggagaagaaaaaagataaaaaaaggtgGATGAGGAGGAGCATtaggagaagaaagaagaagatcATGAAGATTGCAGAGGTGGGGTGGAGGAGGAGACGAAAAGGAAGAAGTAGAAGATGTGTCTGGGGCGGAAATACATATAGGTATTCCATAAGGGTCTCATTACATTTATAATATTGATAACATTAGATGATACTGTCAATTGTCATCAATAATCAGCTAAAGTCTTAATTTACTTTCCAATTATGTTCCCAGCACTGACGAAGGTATTACTAAGTCACAATCGAACAATCTATAAAGCTGCATTCGTAACGACCGACAACTATGAAGAACGTGTCAACTTGCTCAATCTCTCTTACCATGCGGTACATACAGCTGCAGCAAGTCGCATCAACGCTGTGGAATACGACCCTAAACAGGACCAGGTCTACTTTGCCTTTGGGACCAGGATCGACAGGATTCATTGGGATGGCTCAAGGGAACAAACTTTTTTCAACGGATCAAATAGTATGATTTagtttattttctatttttttatttagcttttattttttttatttattattattattattttttttttttggggggggggggtcaagatCTCGTCTATACAGCACACGTTGTTATATTATGAAACATGTGAAACCAATCAACAAAGACATTCGTTTTTGTACATAACCCACCTTTGCTATATTGTTGATCTGTATACCTTATGAAAATGTCCATTGGTAGAACAATTGATGTTCTCCCAAATAGTAACACTTGTGGATTGGGCATGTGCTTGTGTAGCCCCGAATCTCTGGACTTGCTTACCTCTGAAAGTCAGAAAAGCACAATCAGTGAATAAAAAGTCAAGTCTGTCTTAGAACACAATATAGCAagtttttgatgtttttatatagcgcagGAGTATAAGTAAAAAGCAATATTCATTTGGATAAATACACATACATCAAATTCGCGCGAGTTCTTATGAACTCTTGGTAATTTCGCAAAAtctttggaaatatttttgCATATAATACTTTGTAGATATTTTCGTATGGTCTCACCTGCTATGTAATGTCACTGATTCGATGAAAAGCAGTATTTTCTGAGTGAATTTGAGTTTTACCGTGGTGAATACATAAAATACAATGAAAGTATTCAAATTAGGAAAGCAACGATGAAAATAACTAGTTGTACTAGATAGGCCTactgatgacgacgacgacgatgatgatgataagaaggAATTAAAGAAAAGTTAGGTTTTATGAAAAGTAATGATTATGTCATTAATTTCATTGCCAATTattatctcaatattaattcttgCTATTGTTTGTTGTTAATTTACAAACAATGAGTTATTAGAGACTTTGCTCTGGATGTGAATGGCCGAACAATCTACTGGATCTTTGGGGATTCTTACTCAATTTCGATGTCCCCAATGGACAGTAATCAGCTTCCCGTTGAAGGTGAATTTCTCTATGACACCGGGATCTCAAATCCTTTTACAATGTTTTTCGATCGTTTCCAAGGGtgagttttttttgtttttgtttttataattttggGCGATAGTCcgggggcctgttgcataaaactttttacctgaagaaactctggtaaaaactaaaCACTGAGgctagtctgatttctgccatttaCTTCACACAGAGCAAAAACTCTGGttaaaacaacctgagttttctcaggtaaaagttttatgcaacgggccccaggtctctATTTACAAAGGATGtgccacagggggggggggggggtccgcaGTGAGTGAATCGAGAAGGGGGGGTAAAGTTGGATTAGGGAACATAGGGAgattaaatagaaaaataagtAAGCACTGGAAGGATGAAGAGTATAAAATTAAATGTCTTTTCCTTGTATAAAAGTCCAGTGGATTATGCAAAATCTTATCTGTAGAAATTGCGTAAGATATATTTGACTCCGTTTACGTTTATATTTCTAATTGCATCTAAAGGAACTGTTGCTGCGCTGGCGCCATGGGCGTCTCTGGACTGTGTGTGCCCtcattatcagtattattattaaaagccATATAATTCAAATTGGAAAAATACGACGTCATATATACAAGTCGCCTTGCCCCAGGCATTCACCTTCTTTCAAAAAGGTCCGGTGCCGCTTTTGGCTTTTTACACATTGTTTATGGCTTCGAATGTCTTGAGGATGGGAGATAATGACGAGTTTTCttaatatatcaataattttttatgtaaatgttGTTCAATGtaattaaaaagtaaatctTGTCTTGTGTTTATGTGTATATTTATTCGGAAACATTACGCTATAAACTTTTTAGCCCCCCTCCCTCGTTTACAGGAATTTATACTGGAGTGAGAGCTTCCACATTTCACGGAGGATTGGTAACATGCAGGAGAGTATTGTCAAGGAGAACATTAAATGGGCGAAAGGATTGTTCGTCGACACAAAAGGTTTGAGTAGCAATTTCAACTCAGACTGACCAGCTAGCACATTGCACCTAACCATAACATTCCCcaacatttttcaaatgttttgaaataatcGTATTGCAATACTATttgatatgatatatataatattccttctattaaacatttttataatgTCCAGTGTGACAggtttaataaaagaaaaaaaatcaaacattataCAAACGATTTTTTGAAGTATCGTTGAAATAGCTTCggttataatttttaaaatatttcctaAAAAGCCAAGACTATGTAAactgatattttgaagaaaaaaataataaccttTAGGcaacattaaaaatacatagCTAGATGTGCGGTCTCCCTCAGAAAATTCCGAATGTAGGcttaatcataattattccACAACATGACCAAAATTCAGTTACCTCTGCCCTTCTAAAACAGCAAACGCCACAACATTTCTTCCAAAATTGAAAAAGGATTCTCATATTTAAAATGATGACAAAAACTTATTCATTTGCAGATGGTCGAATTTACTGGAGCCAAAATAATAATTGGAATAATATCGAATCGGTCAGACTAAATGGGACGGACAGGAAGATGTATTTCCCTAACTCAACTGGTAATTTGAGCAGCAATATGTTCCGACGATTCGTTGTCTTTGATGGCGTAAATATACTGGTCAGCAGGGAACAGCCCAGGGATCGGTCAGGTCAATGTGACCGGAGATGAGCTCGAGTATTATCAGCGCGTGCTTGAGCTACGCATAGAACGCGACGAGGCTAACAACGATAGCGACGACGATAATGACGACGGCGTGGATGGCCTAGACGCGCCTTACGGGACCGTCCAACTGGGAGCATGCATTGATTTCTTTATCAACGgggattttaaaaataacagAATTCATTATTAAGAACTATGATTTGTTCATTTACTTATATTTACGGATTTGTTTATCGTGTCTGAGATAAtaggatgatgataatactgATGAAGAGGAACTGacgaaaaaaatgatgataatagaaaataatgatatggtGATCATTGCTATCCGagtgataataattatagtaaGACAAATACTAAAACGAAGTACGATTTTTTTCGttttgcagggggggggggggggcatttatTTGCAGGGGAGGGGATATAAAATTGACCACAAAAATCCGCACTCCGCGCCTCCTAGTGATCAGCCACTAGCCACGGGCTCCtatatcataaaatataaaTCGTGTGAAATACCAATGTGTAATCTTAGATTCATActtgtacacgtacatgtaaataaaattaGGACTGTGCGCGGACGAGTTGCCTGTATTTCTTTACTTACaaagtgcgtatcaaaaaaaagtttacacttagaaaaaatcctgtaaaattatacatttgtaatatcctgaagatttttccgcatttcaacattggtacagatccatttaagcaaattacGATATAActgtagaaaaatattttgaaaagttggtgaaaaatgatttacgcagaattttgaaatacatgtagttatgcgaataaacgTTGACCTGGCTTactcatgaagaacacgtggaatttagccagaaatattgatttgaagatatattttttacctttttgaaCTTGTTTTCTTGCCCAAAACACGTCGAAGAGTgaattgcgccccaccccaccccccacacacaccgtGACGATAGTTgttttacactgagctgtgatttatatgaaatggcttaggcttgattttcattttgttaatcattgctaaccttgggaaaagtgtggagaaaacaagtattaaataaaatatgaaatgtaaacccactttaaataataaaaacttagtgaaaaatgctggagatatcTGATATAGACCTTAATTTGGATCAAATAATGTCCTCAGATCCATCtggaacaaaaaagggtaaagtttgtgcttactaagtgttaaaattttaatttaattttaatttttatgtctaattaaaataaaatcaactcACGCTTCGCGCTAACACCAATTTATTATTGAAATGCATATGTATATTATCTAGTTTTGATGTGATATTAACTGTGGTGTACCACGAGGAAGCATTCTCGGACCCCATTTCTTCACTTTTCATATAATGGTTTTTGCAAGCTAATCTGGTTGCTTATAATGCACTTGTGACAAACAACGCACACATCTAAGCgtttacattttattattaCCCCAATCAGTCGTTGGATTCAAGCAGCCATTCccacacacaatgtatgcacagaCCTGCCGGTACACATTTATGCTTTTTACACTACACTTTTATTCCTtcaagagccccccccccccatccataAACTCCTTTAATTTCAaagtaaaatttaaaatat
This DNA window, taken from Lytechinus variegatus isolate NC3 chromosome 19, Lvar_3.0, whole genome shotgun sequence, encodes the following:
- the LOC121405747 gene encoding low-density lipoprotein receptor-like, with the translated sequence MSPMDSNQLPVEGEFLYDTGISNPFTMFFDRFQGNLYWSESFHISRRIGNMQESIVKENIKWAKGLFVDTKDGRIYWSQNNNWNNIESVRLNGTDRKMYFPNSTGNLSSNMFRRFVVFDGVNILVSREQPRDRSGQCDRR